In Candidatus Contubernalis alkalaceticus, the following proteins share a genomic window:
- the mfd gene encoding transcription-repair coupling factor: MCGEFILNLLTEDENFQTVLENIEQHMPSQLIYGIDGSQKNLVMTAVKVNTGRPVLVVTTDLFNAEKIYENFLNFFSGEKVLLFPARESIFYESISHSREITEQRLQVLEKITAGGDFLVIAPASALMSLLPPKDLWAVSSLKISEKSSFSLEELTQRLVQLGYERSPLVEGRGQFSLRGGILDIFPSTLRNPVRIEFFGDEAESLREFDLSSQRSKKSLREVHINPVQELILDQGAFLRGRVEIEKDLEKRLTALNRAGEMEAASKLASKVEYHLEKIKEKIYFSEIEQYLPYFYPRLHTIMDYLPKDALVFLDEPVHILENSQKLTFEMEETNSSMLVEGAILPGQTKLNKSIHDFIFTHKAPYLSFSLLMRKIPGFTPQSIVTIANKNMPRFHGQWDFLRGEINHWFKEGYRVFLLASSKERGKEAAHSFEEENIRASFTSTPENILPGTVGVINCNLENGFILPETKTALISEQELIPKYKKKKVWKTSKEGITISDYHDLEMGDFVVHEQHGIGQYLGIKTLEINQLNKDYLYIKYAGEDKLFIPTDQIGLVKKYIGGEGRKPKLHGMGSSEWSRVKSRVKESVQKLAQELLKLYAVRESVQGHAYSPDHNWQREFEDRFPFEETPDQLKAISDVKKDMENKKPMDRLICGDVGYGKTEIALRAAFKAVMEHKQVAFLVPTTILAQQHYRSFKERFEGFPVNIEVLSRFRKPSEQKEVVKQVKSGWVDIIIGTHRLLSSDIHFKDLGLLIIDEEQRFGVKHKEKIKMLRKNVDVLTMTATPIPRTLYMSLVGVRDLSVIETPPENRYPIQTYVVEYSEALIREALQRELNRGGQVFFVYNRVETIEKRGEKLKQIIPEARVVIGHGQMPEARLEKNMYQFLNKDYDILLSTTIVEAGLDIPNVNTMIIYDADKMGLSQLYQLRGRVGRSNRLAYAYLTYKKDKVLSEVAEKRLQAIKEFTELGSGFKIAMRDLEIRGAGNILGPEQHGFIVTVGFDLYCQLLEQSINELKGFPEEETPEVKIELNINAFIPASYIHHHSQKIYIYQKIAAVESPEETADVEREMIDRYGPVPEPVKNLLKIARLKVLAGQLKISSITQEKTQVKVKFYSDFKGRGEDLLQMASSFSEEVSLQVGQGVSFKLNVQGVQENLLVDHIERFCQKLFCLADDRAIHYN, from the coding sequence ATGTGTGGTGAATTTATTTTAAATCTTCTAACGGAAGATGAAAATTTTCAAACAGTTTTAGAAAATATAGAGCAACATATGCCTAGTCAGCTGATATATGGGATAGACGGCAGTCAGAAAAACCTGGTTATGACTGCTGTTAAGGTAAATACCGGGCGTCCGGTGCTGGTGGTTACGACTGATCTTTTTAATGCGGAGAAGATTTATGAGAATTTTTTGAATTTCTTTTCTGGGGAGAAAGTTCTGCTTTTCCCTGCCAGGGAGAGTATTTTTTATGAGTCCATTTCTCACAGTAGAGAGATAACAGAGCAGCGTCTGCAGGTTTTGGAAAAAATAACGGCCGGAGGTGACTTTTTGGTCATCGCCCCAGCATCGGCCCTGATGTCTCTTTTGCCTCCCAAAGATCTTTGGGCAGTTTCTTCCTTAAAAATTTCGGAGAAATCAAGTTTTTCCCTGGAAGAACTGACCCAGCGGTTAGTACAGCTGGGATATGAAAGGTCTCCCCTGGTAGAGGGCAGGGGGCAGTTCAGCCTTCGGGGAGGTATTTTAGATATTTTTCCCTCCACTTTACGGAATCCTGTAAGAATAGAATTCTTTGGAGATGAAGCAGAATCTCTTCGGGAGTTTGACCTTTCTTCCCAGAGGTCTAAAAAAAGCCTCAGGGAAGTTCACATAAATCCTGTGCAGGAGCTAATTTTGGATCAAGGGGCATTTCTGCGGGGCAGGGTAGAGATTGAGAAGGATTTAGAGAAGAGATTGACCGCTCTTAACAGGGCTGGGGAAATGGAGGCTGCCTCAAAACTTGCATCTAAAGTAGAGTATCATTTGGAAAAAATTAAAGAAAAAATTTATTTTAGTGAAATTGAACAATACCTTCCTTATTTTTATCCCCGGCTGCATACCATTATGGATTATCTTCCTAAAGATGCTCTGGTGTTTTTGGATGAACCGGTGCATATTTTAGAAAACAGCCAAAAGTTGACCTTTGAGATGGAAGAAACCAACAGCTCTATGCTGGTTGAGGGGGCTATTCTTCCGGGTCAAACAAAACTGAATAAAAGTATTCATGACTTTATATTTACCCATAAGGCCCCATACCTTTCTTTTTCCCTTCTTATGCGTAAAATTCCAGGGTTTACTCCCCAAAGCATTGTTACCATTGCTAATAAAAATATGCCCCGGTTCCATGGGCAGTGGGATTTTTTGAGAGGGGAAATCAATCATTGGTTTAAGGAAGGTTATCGGGTATTTCTTCTGGCTTCCTCCAAAGAACGAGGAAAAGAAGCCGCCCATTCCTTTGAAGAGGAGAATATCAGGGCCTCTTTTACCTCTACCCCGGAGAATATTTTACCGGGAACAGTGGGGGTTATTAACTGTAATTTGGAAAACGGTTTTATTTTACCGGAAACAAAAACAGCTCTGATTTCAGAGCAGGAATTGATTCCAAAATATAAAAAAAAGAAAGTCTGGAAGACCTCTAAAGAAGGCATTACCATTTCTGATTATCATGATCTGGAGATGGGGGATTTTGTGGTCCATGAACAGCATGGGATTGGTCAATACCTGGGCATTAAAACGTTGGAAATCAACCAGCTGAATAAAGATTACCTTTATATTAAATACGCCGGTGAGGATAAACTCTTTATCCCCACTGACCAGATTGGACTGGTAAAAAAATATATCGGTGGGGAAGGCAGGAAACCAAAACTCCACGGTATGGGCAGCAGTGAATGGTCTCGGGTTAAAAGCAGGGTAAAAGAATCTGTGCAGAAACTGGCTCAGGAGCTTTTGAAGTTATATGCAGTCAGGGAATCTGTGCAGGGGCACGCGTATTCACCTGATCACAACTGGCAGAGGGAATTTGAAGACCGCTTTCCTTTTGAGGAAACTCCAGACCAGCTGAAAGCCATCAGTGATGTAAAAAAAGATATGGAAAATAAAAAACCTATGGATCGTTTAATCTGTGGTGATGTGGGTTATGGTAAGACGGAAATTGCATTACGGGCAGCATTTAAAGCAGTGATGGAACATAAGCAGGTAGCATTCCTGGTCCCTACTACTATTTTGGCACAGCAGCATTACCGGAGTTTTAAAGAAAGGTTCGAAGGTTTTCCTGTAAACATTGAAGTGTTAAGCCGGTTTAGAAAACCCTCAGAGCAAAAAGAGGTTGTAAAACAGGTCAAATCAGGGTGGGTAGACATCATAATCGGAACTCACCGCCTGTTATCTTCAGATATACATTTTAAAGATTTAGGCCTTTTAATCATTGATGAAGAACAGCGTTTTGGAGTTAAACATAAGGAAAAAATCAAGATGCTCAGGAAAAATGTAGATGTGCTGACTATGACTGCTACCCCCATTCCTCGAACTCTTTACATGTCTCTGGTGGGAGTCAGGGATCTAAGTGTAATTGAAACTCCACCGGAAAACCGGTACCCTATTCAAACCTATGTGGTGGAGTATTCAGAGGCATTGATCAGGGAAGCTCTTCAGAGAGAGCTTAATCGGGGAGGGCAGGTATTCTTCGTCTATAATCGGGTGGAAACCATAGAAAAACGGGGAGAAAAATTGAAGCAGATCATACCCGAGGCCAGGGTTGTCATTGGACATGGACAGATGCCCGAGGCCAGGTTGGAAAAAAACATGTACCAGTTTCTAAACAAAGATTATGATATACTTCTTAGCACTACCATTGTGGAGGCGGGTTTGGATATTCCCAATGTAAATACAATGATTATTTACGATGCCGATAAAATGGGTTTATCTCAGCTGTACCAACTGAGGGGGAGAGTGGGAAGGTCAAACCGCCTGGCTTATGCTTATCTTACTTATAAAAAGGATAAAGTTTTATCTGAGGTGGCAGAAAAGAGGCTGCAGGCCATTAAAGAGTTTACGGAGCTGGGGTCGGGGTTTAAAATCGCCATGAGAGACCTGGAAATCAGGGGAGCCGGTAATATTCTAGGTCCGGAACAGCATGGTTTTATAGTTACCGTAGGTTTTGATCTTTATTGTCAACTTTTAGAGCAGAGCATAAATGAACTTAAGGGTTTTCCTGAAGAAGAGACTCCTGAGGTAAAAATCGAGTTAAATATAAATGCTTTTATACCTGCTTCTTATATTCACCATCACAGCCAAAAAATATATATCTATCAAAAAATAGCAGCGGTAGAATCTCCGGAAGAGACAGCAGATGTGGAGAGGGAAATGATTGACCGTTACGGCCCCGTTCCTGAACCGGTAAAGAATCTCTTAAAAATTGCCCGGTTAAAAGTATTGGCAGGGCAGTTGAAAATATCTTCAATAACTCAGGAAAAAACCCAGGTTAAGGTAAAATTTTATTCTGATTTCAAGGGACGGGGAGAGGATCTGCTGCAGATGGCCAGCAGTTTTTCTGAGGAAGTCAGCCTGCAGGTAGGTCAAGGGGTTAGTTTTAAATTAAATGTACAAGGAGTCCAGGAGAATCTTTTAGTGGACCATATTGAAAGATTTTGTCAAAAACTCTTTTGCCTTGCGGATGATAGAGCAATCCATTATAATTAA
- a CDS encoding peptidyl-prolyl cis-trans isomerase — protein sequence MPIRKRKGVFFLKSIQKLLVLFLLLALILTVFGCQQEKVLAEVNGEKITQSHLDERILIFNLFMEEYSDSLENDEEFKFFIESSLLNSLIQSKLVSQEIDRIGLIIDDEEAEKQYQEELKEIIVEFFESEEQFQERMKKDKLSEDVLRSMLRENYLIHLLYEHVVEGILEQDAKQYYEDNKDMFLDPGFVRISHILVELEEEALEIMERLENGEEFEEISNDVSLDESSEFVISEVDQHFDPIFTEAAFALEVGEISEPIETPFGWHVIKLHEKEDSYYYSYDEIKEDVMMLKKEEVFYHYTTELTENAVIENYLEDN from the coding sequence ATGCCAATTCGAAAAAGAAAGGGTGTATTTTTTTTGAAATCTATTCAGAAGCTGCTGGTTTTATTTCTTCTCCTGGCTCTTATTCTGACGGTATTCGGTTGTCAGCAGGAGAAAGTTTTAGCAGAAGTAAACGGTGAGAAGATTACCCAAAGTCACCTGGATGAAAGGATACTGATTTTTAACCTTTTTATGGAGGAGTACTCTGATTCTCTGGAAAACGATGAAGAATTTAAGTTTTTCATAGAATCCAGCTTGTTGAATTCTTTGATTCAGTCCAAGCTGGTCAGTCAAGAAATTGACAGGATTGGACTGATCATTGATGACGAAGAGGCGGAGAAACAATACCAGGAGGAACTTAAGGAGATTATTGTCGAGTTTTTTGAAAGTGAAGAACAATTTCAGGAAAGAATGAAAAAGGATAAGCTCTCCGAAGATGTTTTAAGGTCAATGCTAAGAGAGAATTATCTGATACACCTTCTTTATGAGCATGTAGTGGAAGGTATTCTAGAGCAGGATGCCAAGCAGTATTATGAAGACAACAAGGATATGTTTCTAGATCCCGGCTTTGTAAGGATATCTCATATACTGGTAGAGCTGGAAGAGGAAGCTCTGGAAATAATGGAGCGTCTGGAAAACGGTGAAGAATTTGAAGAAATATCTAATGATGTATCTCTGGATGAATCCTCTGAGTTTGTGATTTCTGAAGTAGATCAGCACTTTGATCCTATATTTACCGAGGCTGCTTTTGCTCTAGAGGTGGGTGAAATCAGTGAACCGATAGAAACCCCTTTCGGTTGGCACGTAATTAAGCTGCATGAGAAGGAAGATTCATATTATTACAGTTATGATGAGATTAAAGAAGATGTTATGATGCTAAAAAAAGAAGAAGTCTTCTATCATTACACTACAGAACTTACAGAAAATGCGGTTATTGAAAATTATTTAGAGGACAATTAA
- the spoVT gene encoding stage V sporulation protein T, with amino-acid sequence MKATGIVRRIDDLGRVVIPKEIRRTLRIREGDPLEIFVDRDGEVILKKYSPIGELGDFAQEYVDSLYEAIGHIACIADRDTIIAVAGAPKKEFLNRPLSPAVEKVMETRKSVSINNPAEHPYYKESEEEGVIKFTVEVIAPIIAEGDPIGAVILGNKEKDVKMGDMELKLAETAASFLAKQMEQ; translated from the coding sequence TTGAAAGCAACAGGCATCGTAAGACGCATTGATGATCTGGGAAGGGTAGTAATTCCCAAGGAAATCAGAAGAACCTTACGCATTCGCGAAGGAGACCCGTTAGAAATTTTTGTAGACCGCGATGGCGAGGTTATTTTAAAGAAGTATTCACCCATTGGTGAGTTAGGTGACTTTGCGCAGGAATATGTTGATTCCCTTTACGAAGCCATCGGTCATATTGCCTGTATTGCCGATAGAGATACAATTATTGCTGTGGCTGGTGCTCCAAAAAAGGAATTCTTAAATAGACCTTTGAGTCCGGCTGTAGAGAAGGTAATGGAAACCAGGAAAAGTGTTTCCATCAACAACCCCGCTGAGCACCCTTATTATAAGGAGAGCGAAGAAGAAGGTGTGATCAAGTTTACCGTAGAAGTAATTGCACCTATTATTGCCGAGGGGGATCCCATTGGGGCAGTCATTTTAGGCAATAAAGAAAAAGATGTGAAGATGGGGGACATGGAATTAAAGCTGGCGGAGACTGCTGCTAGTTTTCTAGCAAAACAGATGGAGCAATAA
- a CDS encoding putative polysaccharide biosynthesis protein — MLPGKQSFIKGAVILTLAGIISRMIGAIFRIVLAALIGDEGIGLYQMAYPIYSALLIISTAGIPIAVSKLVAENLAVKNYYGAVRVFKVAVIVLAVSGFIISVGLFYGADYIVEYVIGDSQALIPILFISPAIFFVAVMSAFRGFFQGQQSMLPTGISQIIEQITRVAVAIYLALALLPRGLEYSAGGATFGAAAGAVFGLAFLVIYFFKTTPDMFQKAGRQRTKESLGFSRALYKIAAISIPITVGNLVLPLISILDLSIVPQQLQTAGFTVERARALYGQLTGMAGSLIQIPAILTIALAISLVPSISEALALNNQSVIRRNTNLVVRLTIILGLPAAVGLFILAEPITVLLFDNAEAALPLKASALSVVFITLYQTTTGILHGMGKTMLPVKHMVYGAFIKTILTWTLTAQPQFNIQGAAFATVIGFAVSSLLNFLDVYKLTRVRLTLSELVIKPLSAVTGMGVVVYLAYIYLNQLFTALFLQLPDLVTASRAISLSNAGAALLAIVAGMVSYGIFLFITGSITREDLKLIPKLGPYLIRLANMLHILRG, encoded by the coding sequence ATGTTGCCGGGTAAACAGTCTTTTATTAAAGGAGCAGTCATTCTTACATTAGCAGGTATTATTTCCAGGATGATTGGAGCAATATTTAGAATCGTCCTGGCTGCTTTAATAGGGGACGAAGGGATTGGCCTCTATCAGATGGCCTATCCTATTTACAGTGCTCTGTTAATAATATCTACGGCAGGGATTCCCATTGCCGTCTCGAAACTGGTGGCGGAAAATCTGGCGGTAAAAAATTATTATGGTGCTGTTCGGGTTTTTAAGGTAGCCGTTATTGTTCTGGCTGTAAGCGGGTTTATTATCAGCGTCGGGTTGTTTTATGGGGCAGATTATATTGTAGAGTATGTAATTGGGGACTCCCAGGCACTAATACCTATTTTATTTATATCACCAGCTATTTTTTTCGTGGCGGTGATGTCAGCCTTCCGGGGATTTTTTCAGGGACAGCAGTCTATGCTTCCCACGGGGATATCGCAAATAATAGAGCAGATAACCCGGGTAGCCGTTGCCATTTATTTGGCCCTGGCATTGCTTCCCCGGGGGCTTGAGTACTCAGCCGGTGGGGCAACATTTGGGGCTGCTGCCGGAGCAGTTTTTGGCCTGGCTTTTCTGGTCATATATTTTTTTAAAACTACTCCGGACATGTTTCAAAAGGCAGGGAGGCAGAGAACAAAAGAATCTCTGGGGTTTTCCCGGGCTTTATATAAAATTGCCGCAATTTCTATTCCTATTACGGTAGGTAACCTGGTTCTACCTCTGATTTCAATTCTGGATTTGAGTATTGTGCCACAACAGCTTCAAACCGCAGGCTTTACGGTGGAGAGGGCCAGAGCGCTTTATGGTCAGCTGACGGGGATGGCCGGGTCTCTGATTCAGATTCCCGCCATTCTCACCATAGCCCTGGCAATTAGCCTGGTGCCTTCCATATCTGAAGCGCTGGCTTTAAATAACCAGAGTGTAATCAGGCGTAATACTAACCTGGTGGTCCGGCTTACCATAATTTTAGGGCTGCCGGCGGCGGTAGGCCTGTTTATTCTGGCGGAACCCATTACTGTACTGCTTTTTGATAATGCAGAAGCGGCACTGCCTTTAAAGGCCAGCGCTCTGAGTGTAGTTTTCATTACTCTTTACCAGACTACCACCGGTATCTTACATGGGATGGGGAAGACAATGCTGCCGGTAAAACACATGGTCTATGGAGCTTTCATCAAGACCATACTCACCTGGACCCTGACGGCACAACCTCAGTTTAACATACAGGGAGCTGCCTTTGCCACAGTGATTGGGTTTGCGGTTTCATCTCTGCTGAACTTTTTAGATGTGTATAAATTAACCAGGGTTAGATTAACTTTAAGTGAACTGGTGATTAAGCCCCTGTCGGCGGTAACAGGCATGGGTGTGGTTGTTTATCTGGCATATATTTATTTAAATCAACTGTTTACCGCCCTTTTTCTGCAGCTGCCGGACCTGGTCACAGCGTCCAGAGCTATATCTTTAAGCAATGCAGGGGCTGCACTCCTGGCTATCGTAGCGGGAATGGTGAGTTATGGTATATTTTTATTTATAACGGGGAGTATTACTAGAGAGGACCTCAAATTAATCCCCAAGTTAGGCCCTTATCTCATCAGGTTAGCCAATATGCTTCATATTTTAAGGGGATAA
- the mazG gene encoding nucleoside triphosphate pyrophosphohydrolase: protein MKEKNTASEEVKNGNQAQSLSRLVDMMSRLRQPDGCPWDKKQTHQSLKPYLLEETFEVIHAIDQKDMDSLCEELGDLLLQVVFHSQLASETGSFHMGEVIEKICEKIIRRHPHVFGQERIEDAQGVSLKWSEIKRKEKKQKSLFSSPQGLPALKRAQKVQQQAAGVGFDWDKVDGAFDKVIEELKELDNVYKNGEKDKIEEEIGDLLFAAVNVSRMLEVDAELAMGSAVDKFLRRLNYMEREIKKKEKDFTEYKLEQLDRLWEKAKKHGL from the coding sequence ATGAAGGAAAAAAATACAGCATCAGAAGAAGTTAAGAACGGTAACCAGGCACAAAGCCTTTCCCGGCTGGTGGACATGATGTCTCGGCTCAGGCAGCCTGATGGGTGCCCTTGGGATAAAAAACAGACGCATCAGAGTTTGAAGCCATATCTTTTGGAAGAAACTTTTGAGGTAATACATGCCATAGACCAAAAAGATATGGATTCACTATGTGAAGAATTGGGGGACCTGCTGCTGCAGGTTGTCTTTCACAGTCAGCTGGCATCGGAAACGGGATCATTTCATATGGGTGAAGTTATTGAAAAAATATGCGAAAAAATTATCCGCCGACACCCCCATGTTTTCGGTCAGGAAAGAATTGAGGACGCCCAGGGCGTTTCTTTAAAATGGTCTGAAATTAAAAGGAAGGAAAAGAAGCAGAAAAGTCTATTTTCTTCTCCCCAGGGGCTGCCGGCTTTAAAGAGAGCACAAAAGGTTCAGCAGCAAGCGGCGGGGGTAGGTTTTGATTGGGATAAGGTAGATGGAGCTTTTGACAAGGTAATAGAAGAACTAAAGGAACTGGATAACGTATATAAAAATGGGGAAAAGGATAAAATAGAAGAAGAAATAGGAGATTTACTTTTTGCCGCAGTAAATGTATCCCGGATGTTAGAGGTAGATGCGGAGTTAGCTATGGGTTCTGCGGTGGACAAATTTTTACGTCGATTGAATTATATGGAAAGAGAAATCAAAAAAAAAGAAAAAGATTTTACTGAATATAAATTGGAACAGTTGGACAGATTATGGGAAAAGGCTAAAAAACATGGATTATAA
- a CDS encoding HU family DNA-binding protein → MNKSELISVVAEKAGMTKKDTEKVVNAVFEGITDTLTKGEKVQLIGFGTFDLRTRKAREGRNPATGDVIQIPQATVPVFKAGKALKESVK, encoded by the coding sequence GTGAATAAATCTGAACTAATCAGCGTAGTGGCAGAGAAGGCAGGGATGACGAAAAAGGACACCGAAAAGGTGGTTAATGCTGTTTTTGAGGGGATCACTGATACTTTGACTAAAGGTGAAAAAGTTCAGTTAATTGGATTTGGCACCTTTGATTTACGGACCCGTAAGGCTCGGGAGGGAAGAAACCCCGCCACAGGAGATGTAATTCAGATACCTCAAGCTACTGTTCCCGTTTTTAAAGCCGGTAAAGCTCTAAAAGAAAGTGTAAAGTAG
- a CDS encoding SpoIID/LytB domain-containing protein, which translates to MPTHNKNYWIVGSVLLVILFLVVVSRFVGSRDGQEIQPLQEQASPEIPPEIKTEENQEPVLQVYISEEGSVRSMDFEEYIKGVVAGEMKPDWPETALAAQAIIARSFTLQKIEENGGVPQRNAHASTDIEEFQAYDAEAITENVEKAVEMTRGEVVVHQGNFIRGWFHAFAGPQTALADEGLAFKGGNPPYIHVVRSPATDIVPQEEKDWDESFSLEQIRSAVQEVTGEDPGPITEFEIVEKGPSGRVTLFRANDTEVVAPDLRLALGSTEMRSTFINEMDISGNEVTFSGTGFGHGVGMCQWGARAHADDGLSPEEIVRYYYKDVDIVKLWD; encoded by the coding sequence ATGCCTACTCATAATAAGAATTACTGGATTGTTGGTTCAGTTTTGTTAGTGATTCTGTTTTTGGTAGTGGTGAGCAGGTTTGTTGGTTCAAGGGATGGACAGGAAATTCAGCCGCTTCAGGAGCAGGCTTCTCCGGAGATTCCCCCGGAGATCAAAACCGAAGAAAATCAGGAACCGGTATTACAGGTTTATATCAGTGAGGAAGGGTCTGTCAGGAGTATGGACTTTGAAGAATATATAAAAGGTGTGGTGGCCGGGGAAATGAAGCCGGATTGGCCGGAAACTGCACTGGCTGCACAGGCCATTATTGCCAGGAGTTTTACACTCCAGAAAATTGAAGAAAATGGTGGAGTACCCCAACGAAATGCCCATGCTTCCACAGATATTGAAGAGTTCCAGGCGTATGATGCCGAAGCCATAACGGAGAATGTAGAAAAAGCGGTGGAGATGACCCGGGGGGAAGTTGTTGTGCATCAGGGTAATTTTATTCGAGGCTGGTTTCATGCTTTTGCGGGGCCTCAGACGGCACTGGCGGACGAGGGTTTAGCTTTTAAAGGAGGGAATCCACCTTATATTCATGTGGTTAGAAGTCCAGCCACAGATATTGTTCCTCAGGAAGAAAAAGATTGGGATGAATCTTTCAGTTTGGAGCAGATAAGAAGTGCTGTTCAGGAAGTAACAGGAGAAGATCCGGGACCCATCACTGAATTTGAAATTGTTGAGAAGGGTCCCTCTGGCAGGGTAACTCTCTTTAGGGCCAATGATACCGAGGTAGTTGCTCCTGATTTAAGGCTTGCTCTGGGCAGCACAGAAATGCGATCCACCTTCATAAATGAAATGGATATATCAGGAAATGAAGTAACTTTTAGCGGCACCGGTTTTGGTCATGGGGTGGGTATGTGTCAGTGGGGTGCCCGGGCCCATGCTGATGACGGATTATCTCCAGAGGAAATTGTCAGATACTATTATAAAGACGTAGATATCGTTAAACTCTGGGATTAG
- the yabP gene encoding sporulation protein YabP yields the protein MEEKRKPVNQQHRLVIENREYMEINGVVHVDSFDDEEIILETEMGLLAIRGEELHIKHLNLEQGNLSIEGFVLELAYSEEKGTRGLRGKGGSFLERLFR from the coding sequence GTGGAAGAAAAAAGGAAGCCGGTAAACCAACAACACAGGCTGGTTATAGAAAATCGTGAGTATATGGAAATTAATGGAGTAGTACATGTGGATAGTTTTGATGATGAGGAAATTATTTTGGAAACAGAGATGGGGCTCTTGGCAATTCGGGGCGAGGAACTTCATATAAAACATTTGAACCTAGAGCAGGGCAACCTGTCTATTGAAGGGTTTGTGTTGGAATTAGCTTACTCGGAAGAAAAAGGAACCAGGGGATTGAGAGGCAAAGGCGGAAGTTTCCTGGAGAGGCTTTTCAGGTAA
- the yabQ gene encoding spore cortex biosynthesis protein YabQ: MTVGNQFADLFFLICIGFISGFIFDFYHILKKYIRVTPWLRLILDFSLWLIITMITAFLLLLVNWGEVRLYIFLAMGGGLILYYVLFSPFVKRIYVFLIDRFLKITHFIIKIITRFFRFIFSPFVKILRRLCRPAYQKLVKLKNKIKNFYQPLGKILNKINHKRRIF, encoded by the coding sequence ATGACTGTGGGAAACCAGTTTGCTGACCTGTTTTTTTTAATCTGTATTGGATTTATATCTGGATTTATTTTTGATTTTTATCATATTCTAAAAAAGTATATCAGGGTAACTCCCTGGCTCCGTCTAATTTTAGATTTTAGTCTATGGTTAATTATTACCATGATAACTGCTTTTTTGCTGCTGTTGGTTAACTGGGGAGAAGTGCGTCTATACATTTTTTTAGCTATGGGTGGAGGACTGATCTTATATTACGTACTCTTCAGTCCTTTTGTAAAAAGAATATATGTATTCTTAATAGACAGATTTTTAAAAATTACACATTTTATAATTAAAATTATCACACGGTTTTTTAGATTTATTTTTAGTCCTTTTGTTAAAATACTGCGCAGGCTATGTAGGCCGGCATACCAAAAATTAGTAAAATTAAAAAACAAAATTAAAAATTTCTATCAGCCTCTGGGTAAAATATTAAATAAAATTAATCATAAAAGAAGGATTTTTTGA
- a CDS encoding FtsB family cell division protein, translating into MRKNIDSRDKVLNYSKYKKNKSGRRTNSFSSPKAVFFVFFLLVLYFSGLFINQHLKVLSMDAQLSALKEDITIAENEKDKLLKEVELLHNPEYIEILARKELGLIKSGEVLFKVDKDRYVFKEKER; encoded by the coding sequence ATGAGAAAAAATATAGATTCCCGGGATAAAGTGTTAAATTATTCAAAATATAAAAAAAATAAATCCGGCAGGAGAACAAATAGTTTCTCTTCTCCTAAAGCTGTTTTTTTTGTTTTTTTTCTCCTGGTTTTGTATTTTAGCGGTCTGTTCATCAATCAGCACTTAAAGGTGCTTAGCATGGATGCTCAACTTTCAGCTCTCAAGGAAGATATTACAATAGCAGAAAATGAAAAAGATAAATTATTAAAAGAAGTAGAACTTCTTCATAACCCTGAATATATTGAAATACTAGCCAGGAAAGAACTGGGTTTGATTAAATCAGGGGAAGTTTTGTTTAAAGTAGATAAAGACCGCTACGTTTTCAAAGAAAAGGAAAGGTAG
- a CDS encoding S1 RNA-binding domain-containing protein — protein sequence MSIEVGSIVEGIVTGITNFGVFVQLSGGEVGLVHISEIADTYVKDINEFLTKKDRVKVKVLSVDQGGKIGLSIKQANPTAPAPRQQTERPARPERFERRDRGDKRKPAPPRGQKQGFEDKMTKFLKESDERLHDLKKNTENKRGGRGNYRQETGN from the coding sequence ATGTCTATTGAAGTTGGCAGCATTGTTGAAGGAATAGTGACGGGAATTACTAATTTTGGTGTTTTTGTTCAGCTTTCCGGCGGAGAAGTCGGTCTGGTTCATATTTCAGAAATTGCAGATACGTACGTCAAGGATATTAATGAATTTCTGACCAAGAAAGATCGGGTAAAAGTTAAGGTTTTATCCGTAGATCAGGGAGGCAAAATTGGCCTTTCCATCAAGCAGGCAAATCCCACGGCTCCTGCTCCCCGTCAGCAGACCGAACGGCCTGCAAGGCCAGAACGTTTTGAGCGCAGGGATAGAGGGGATAAAAGAAAGCCTGCCCCACCAAGAGGCCAAAAACAGGGTTTTGAGGACAAAATGACTAAATTTTTAAAGGAAAGTGATGAAAGGCTGCATGATTTAAAGAAAAATACTGAGAATAAAAGAGGAGGTCGGGGAAATTACAGACAGGAAACCGGAAATTAA